CAAGAAAAATAGATGGCGCTACGCAGTTTTTCTCTCACGCCATAGACTTTGGATACTCTAAGTCTTCGGATGAAACCCTAGAAATTTGGAATAAGGACCAAGTGCTTGGAGATTTAGTTTATGCCATCAGGTATTTTAAACCCGATTTAATCATAACCCGATTCCCACCTAACGCTCAGGCAGGACATGGTCACCACGCTGCCTCTGCTATTCTTGCTGCCGAGGCATTCGATCTAGCACCTTTAGCATCGGCATACCCAAACCAACTTGGTAGAGTAAGTACATGGCAACCTTTCAGATTGGTATGGAATAGTTACTCCTGGAGAAGATCGGCTGAAGAATTAGAGGAAGATGTAAAAATAAATGTGGGTGAGGCAGTTCCCTTACTTGGTTTCTCTACTGGAGAAATTGCTTCACGAGCCAGAAGCATGCACAAATGCCAGGGCTTCGGAAGAAATTGGAATAGAGGTGAAATAACCGAGTATTTTAAATATACCAAAGGCGCCAATTTCACTTCGGATATTTTAGAAGGAATCAACACTTCTTGGGGAAGGTTTGACCAAGGGGAAAAAGTGCAACAATCATTTAATCAGCTGTTTAAAAATTACAACTACGAACATCCTTGGAAAAACATCGACAACATGTTCGCGGTGCTCCGTGAAATTGAAAAGATGCCGGAAAATCCTTTTAAGGAAGATGCCACCTCCAAGATTAAAGGCTTAATCATTGCCTCGGCAATGGTACATTTCGATGCTACCTCCTCTGAAAAATCAACCTCCATAAACGATTCGCTAAACATAGATTTAGAGTTAGTTGCATACCAACCTATAAATGTTGAGCTAAAGAAAATCACCCTTTTTAATGGGAATGAATTGAAGATAAACCAGAACATAGGTGCAAACAAAACCTGGGAAAAATCTATAAAAGCCCACGTAAATGGAAGTACAAAAATTTCAACCCCGTACTGGCTGGAGGAAGATGCTAGTTTTGGAAGCTACAGCTTTTCGAACCTAAAGGAACTAGAAATAGCCGTAAACAGCTCCGAGCTATGGGCATCAGCATCTATTCTCATTAACAACAAGCCTCTTGAAATTAAAACATCGATTTTTAACAAGGTAATAAAACCAGATTTCGGTGAAATCTATGAACCCATTCCTGTTCTCGCCCCCATTACCTTCGAAATTAAAAACCCTTTACTCATAAGCATTAATGGTCAGTCGAGAGCACTTTCCTTTACCCTGAGTAATAATACGCCGAATGAAATCTCCAGGGAGTTAGATTTCATCCTCCCCAAAGGTTGGACCGGAGAATTAGAACAATCTATTTTAACCCTTAAACCTTTTGAAAAGGTAGAAAGTACAATACGAATTACTCCAACTGAAAATGCAGAAAACGGATACTTAAGGTTTTTCTGGAAAAATCTTCAAGACCCAGCATTGCAGTTACAGCAGGTTAAATATCCTCACATCCTTACGCAAACTATCCAGGACGGTGCAAAAATTAGATTGTCAGCGGTTAAAACTAAGCTAAGTAATAAGGTAATAGGATATATACCTGGTGCAGGTGACGATATTCCAGAGATCCTGCAAAATCTTGGTTATAAAGTAGAGGTATTAGAGCAGTCGAACTGGAGTAAGTCTAAATTAAGCAGTTACCACACTATTGTTACAGGTATAAGAGCATATAACACTAATGATTGGCTTGCAGAAAAGGCAGAGGATCTTTGGGCCTACGCTAAAAATGGAGGTAATTTATTGGTGCAGTACAATACTCTAAACTTCCTTTCCAACCTAAAAGCCCCCATTGCCCCTACAGACCTGCAATTAGGACGCAACCGAGTTACAAGGGAAGATGCGGAAATCACTATCCTAGAACCAAAACATCCTGCATTAAATGTTCCAAATAAAATTGGGGAAAAAGATTTTGAAAACTGGGTTCAAGAGCGTGGTTTATATTTTGCGGAATCCTGGAGTAAGGATTTTACGCCACTCTTTGAAATGAACGATCCTGGAGAAGAACCGCACCAAGGAAGTTTACTAATTGGGAATTTCGGAAAAGGTCATATCACATACGCGGGGATTTCATTTTTCCGTCAATTACCAGCAGGGGTTCCCGGAGCATATCGCTTATTCGTTAACCTAATCGAAATGTAATGGTGGATGATAAAAAATATTGGAGGAAACGCTACTGGTGGATTTTAGGATTTCTTCTCCTCCAGATTGTATTGTACTACTACCTAACACAGCATTTTTCATGAATTGGATAGATTGGTTGGTTCTATGCGGGACCCTAGCTTTTATCGTCCTTTTTGGATGGTATAAGAATAGAAAACAAGAAAGTCTAAGTTCTTATTTTCGAGGTAACAATAGCTTAAATTGGTGGGCAGTCGGATTATCAGTAATGGCTACACAGGCTAGTGCAATTACTTTTCTAAGTACACCAGGACAAGCCTACGAGGATGGCATGCGATTCATCCAGTTTTATTTTGGTTTGCCCCTTGCACTTATAGTTGTATGTGCATTTTTTATCCCCCGCTTTGTTAATTTAAAGGTATTTACCGCTTACGAGTTTTTGGAAAAACGTTTCGATAGCAGAACTCGATCTTTTACCGCGCTTTTATTCTTAATTCAAAGGGGGCTTGCAGCTGGAATTACCATTTACGCCCCCGCAATTATTTTATCCACCCTACTTAATTGGCCACTGTACATAACCGTTATGATTATCGGTGTCCTGGTAATTATATACACTGTAGCGGGCGGAACCCAGGCTGTAGCGCAAACCCAAAGGCAACAAATGGCCGTTATCATGGTGGGGATGGGAATGGCATTTTACATTTTGCTTAATTCCCTTCCCGAGGAAATGAAATTTGGAGATGCCTTGCACTTTGCTGGAGCCTTAGGCAAAATGAATATTGTGGATTTAACTCCAGATTTTAGTAATAGGTACAACCTGTGGTCTGGTTTATTGGGTGGATTTTTTCTAGCACTCTCCTACTTCGGAACCGATCAATCGCAGGTAGCAAGATACATTGGTGGAAAAGATGTTAAAGCCGCTAGAATGGGGATGCTCTTTAATGCGGCTATTAAAATCCCAATGCAGTTTTTTATCCTACTAACCGGTGTTTTAGTGTTTGTTTTTTACCAATTCAATCCAGCTCCAGTCTTTTTTAATAGTCCAGGATGGGCAGAAGCAAAGGCTGCCGACAGCGAAGAAAGCCTCCTAAGGTTAGAGGAAGACTATCAAGCAATAGAGCAAAGTAAATTGGCAAATACCATTTCTTGGGAAGAAGCTTTGGATGATCCTGAAAAAATGGAGCGGATAAAATCTAGTATCCAAAAAGAACAGGAACTCAGAAATTCTGTAAAAGAGGAAATTGCTCTTATTAACCCCGAGGTAGAAACAAAGGATGGAGATTATGTTTTTCTACATTTCATTCTAAACCAACTACCAATTGGATTGGTAGGATTACTGTTGGCGGTAATTTTCTCCGCAGCAATGTCCTCTACAGCTTCGGAAATTAATGCCTTGGCTGGTACTACGATGATAGACTTTGTTAAGCGGTTTTCTGGTAAAACCTTTACTGAAAAAAGCAGTGTTCAAACCTCCAAATTGCTAACTCTAGCCTGGGGGATCTTGGCTATTATTTTTGCAATGGCTGCCAATTTATTCGACAACCTAATTGAAGCCGTAAACATTCTTGGCTCCCTATTTTACGGAACCATACTGGGAGTTTTCCTAGTTGCCTTTTTCATGAAAAAAGTATCTGGAAAACCAACCTTTATTGCAGCCATAATTGCAGAAGCAGTGGTAATATTATTCTTCTGCTTTAGCGACCTTGGCTTTTTATGGTTTAACCTATTGGGCTGCGCCCTGGTAGTTATATTATCCTATTTATTTGAAGTTTCTGGGCTTAAAGGCTCCAGTTCAAATTAAATTAGGGAAAGAAGGATAAAACCAATTACTGCAATAATAAAATAGGCGGGAATACTAGCTGCTCCAGCATAATCTTTAGCCATACGTTGACCAAAAAATAAAGCGAGGAAAGATGTGCTGCATAGAATCATGGCATAATTTGCTATGGGCTGAGCTGCCTCTATTCCCATCCCAATTAAATAAATTAGTCCTAATAGAGAGGAAACACCGCTGGCAAGCTCTAACAAGGTTAAGGTTACCACCATAAATCCAACCATGCCTTTAAGGGGCGAATTACTAAAATGCCCTTTAAGCCACTCCATATTACCCTGGAAATCAAATACCTTATCTAATCCAGACTGGATAAATAAGATGGCCATAAATGCTAAAATTGCTCCTAGTGCTAAAACTAAATACATGCTTAAAATTTTAAGAATTTACTAATGTGTTTCTCGATTAAGGCAAGTGTTTCCTCGTCTGTAATCGTTCTTTTTTCCAAGTCGGCTAATTTATCAAACTGACTCAATTTTGGTTTTTTAGAATAAACCTCAACTTGCAGGTAATGCAAAATTCCGGTCAAATGATCCATTCCTCTTAAGTTTCCTGCCCTTCCGGCCGACAAACCGATGATAGCACTTTTTTTGTCGTGCCATAATTTTGGTGAAATACAATCGAGGAAGGACTTTAAAACTCCAGGAAAAGAACCGTTGTATTCAGGAACCACAAAGATAAATTTAGAGGCACCTGTTACAAACTGCTGTACAATAGCCTCAAAACGGTTATCCTTTTTTCCGTAAGAAGCACTGTACATAAACTCCGAAGGGAGTTCTTCAAGATTGAGAACCTGAGCATCTTCACCCTGCTGCTCTAGTAGGTTTTTGTATGTATTTGCAACGATCATCGAGTTGCTTAGAGGTCGGTTTGTTCCGCTTATTATACTAATCATACTTATCAACAACTGTACATAACTAATCGCGACAAAGTGCTTAATTTCTAAGCTTAAGGTTTAACTTTGTCCGAGTACCGATTGCAAATAAACTGCATATTCTGTCGGCTTAAAAATTAATGTGCTAACAACCAGTAGCTTTATGGGGAAAGTAATCACCATTGCAAACCAAAAGGGTGGTGTTGGAAAAACAACCACTTCGATAAATTTAAGTGCGGCTCTAGGAGCTTTAGATTTCAAAACCTTAATTATAGACGCCGATCCTCAGGCAAACTCAACATCGGGTGTGGGATTCGACCCCAAAGAGGTGGAAGCTAGTATTTACGAGTGTTTGGTAGATGAAATTGAACCTACCGAAATTATATTAAAAACAGATAACCCCAATTTATATATACTTCCTGCCCACATAGACTTGGTTGG
This DNA window, taken from Luteibaculum oceani, encodes the following:
- a CDS encoding sodium:solute symporter, whose amino-acid sequence is MEETLLVDFRISSPPDCIVLLPNTAFFMNWIDWLVLCGTLAFIVLFGWYKNRKQESLSSYFRGNNSLNWWAVGLSVMATQASAITFLSTPGQAYEDGMRFIQFYFGLPLALIVVCAFFIPRFVNLKVFTAYEFLEKRFDSRTRSFTALLFLIQRGLAAGITIYAPAIILSTLLNWPLYITVMIIGVLVIIYTVAGGTQAVAQTQRQQMAVIMVGMGMAFYILLNSLPEEMKFGDALHFAGALGKMNIVDLTPDFSNRYNLWSGLLGGFFLALSYFGTDQSQVARYIGGKDVKAARMGMLFNAAIKIPMQFFILLTGVLVFVFYQFNPAPVFFNSPGWAEAKAADSEESLLRLEEDYQAIEQSKLANTISWEEALDDPEKMERIKSSIQKEQELRNSVKEEIALINPEVETKDGDYVFLHFILNQLPIGLVGLLLAVIFSAAMSSTASEINALAGTTMIDFVKRFSGKTFTEKSSVQTSKLLTLAWGILAIIFAMAANLFDNLIEAVNILGSLFYGTILGVFLVAFFMKKVSGKPTFIAAIIAEAVVILFFCFSDLGFLWFNLLGCALVVILSYLFEVSGLKGSSSN
- a CDS encoding NADPH-dependent FMN reductase, with product MISIISGTNRPLSNSMIVANTYKNLLEQQGEDAQVLNLEELPSEFMYSASYGKKDNRFEAIVQQFVTGASKFIFVVPEYNGSFPGVLKSFLDCISPKLWHDKKSAIIGLSAGRAGNLRGMDHLTGILHYLQVEVYSKKPKLSQFDKLADLEKRTITDEETLALIEKHISKFLKF
- a CDS encoding PIG-L family deacetylase, with translation MKKLFFFFFLSICILNAIGQNPERQIKTSSEILLELKKLAKPTRVLYVAAHPDDENTRVISWLENHRHIETAYFSFTRGDGGQNLIGSEKGPLLGVLRTQELLEARKIDGATQFFSHAIDFGYSKSSDETLEIWNKDQVLGDLVYAIRYFKPDLIITRFPPNAQAGHGHHAASAILAAEAFDLAPLASAYPNQLGRVSTWQPFRLVWNSYSWRRSAEELEEDVKINVGEAVPLLGFSTGEIASRARSMHKCQGFGRNWNRGEITEYFKYTKGANFTSDILEGINTSWGRFDQGEKVQQSFNQLFKNYNYEHPWKNIDNMFAVLREIEKMPENPFKEDATSKIKGLIIASAMVHFDATSSEKSTSINDSLNIDLELVAYQPINVELKKITLFNGNELKINQNIGANKTWEKSIKAHVNGSTKISTPYWLEEDASFGSYSFSNLKELEIAVNSSELWASASILINNKPLEIKTSIFNKVIKPDFGEIYEPIPVLAPITFEIKNPLLISINGQSRALSFTLSNNTPNEISRELDFILPKGWTGELEQSILTLKPFEKVESTIRITPTENAENGYLRFFWKNLQDPALQLQQVKYPHILTQTIQDGAKIRLSAVKTKLSNKVIGYIPGAGDDIPEILQNLGYKVEVLEQSNWSKSKLSSYHTIVTGIRAYNTNDWLAEKAEDLWAYAKNGGNLLVQYNTLNFLSNLKAPIAPTDLQLGRNRVTREDAEITILEPKHPALNVPNKIGEKDFENWVQERGLYFAESWSKDFTPLFEMNDPGEEPHQGSLLIGNFGKGHITYAGISFFRQLPAGVPGAYRLFVNLIEM
- a CDS encoding DoxX family membrane protein, which codes for MYLVLALGAILAFMAILFIQSGLDKVFDFQGNMEWLKGHFSNSPLKGMVGFMVVTLTLLELASGVSSLLGLIYLIGMGIEAAQPIANYAMILCSTSFLALFFGQRMAKDYAGAASIPAYFIIAVIGFILLSLI